A single Triticum dicoccoides isolate Atlit2015 ecotype Zavitan chromosome 2A, WEW_v2.0, whole genome shotgun sequence DNA region contains:
- the LOC119357905 gene encoding uncharacterized protein LOC119357905, whose product MALGGCGNEADGARANHGGSSTGQRQQHGGRPLVWEGNGTANRSGSGDQDANGSGSQRPWKGLKDNNLYDPWNHAWPYYGVFDCTYCSLKHKGGGATRVAEHLGGIVGNVRSCPNVPRNVRDAMRECRDESRRKKRDKQNSRLRIERNIMEGLYKKGGVVNVPDDDEEEIQMNIREALRDPNVSRRIERRIGKGGVGDVHVSVGKRSISAYFDRQLSSNKVSLQPKISRRDRA is encoded by the exons ATGGCGCTCGGCGGCTGCGGCAACGAAGCTGATGGTGCACGAGCCAACCATGGAGGCAGTAGCACGGGGCAGCGACAGCAGCATGGAGGGCGTCCTCTTGTTTGGGAAG GTAATGGAACTGCAAATAGGAGTGGCAGCGGCGACCAGGATGCAAATGGAAGTGGTTCCCAAAGACCTTGGAAAG GACTTAAAGACAATAACTTATATGATCCTTGGAACCATGCATGGCCGTATTATGGGGTTTTTGATTGCACGTACTGCAGCCTAAAGCACAAAGGTGGAGGTGCAACCCGTGTCGCGGAGCACCTTGGTGGTATTGTAGGTAATGTGAGGAGCTGTCCCAATGTGCCAAGAAATGTGAGAGATGCAATGAGAGAGTGCCGGGATGAATCAAGGAGGAAGAAAAGAGACAAACAAAATAGCAGGCTGAGAATTGAAAGAAATATTATGGAAGGGTTGTATAAAAAAGGAGGGGTGGTTAACGTaccagatgatgatgaagaagaaattcAGATGAATATTAGAGAAGCATTGCGTGACCCGAATGTCTCTCGCAGAATTGAAAGGAGAATTGGCAAGGGGGGTGTGGGTGATGTGCATGTTTCTGTTGGTAAAAGGAGTATCAGCGCCTATTTTGACAGGCAATTATCTAGCAACAAAGTATCTTTGCAGCCCAAGATCAGCCGAAGAGATAGGGCATGA